The following proteins are encoded in a genomic region of Drosophila willistoni isolate 14030-0811.24 chromosome 3R, UCI_dwil_1.1, whole genome shotgun sequence:
- the LOC26529412 gene encoding uncharacterized protein LOC26529412 — translation MKLKFCCYCLSLRVGCCLIALLEIIFNSLGLIFGDESNLLLLGRAAYMFHLLGSIMLLMSTIKKVAYAVTFYLVSNGVHLILCTIFVIDWSIHYSHRIFEAFIPLFALPPTIYFWLVAYSYRKSILPESLIETVG, via the exons ATGAAACTAAAATTTTGTTGCTATTGCCTCAGTTTACGTGTTGGCTGCTGCCTAATTGCTCTACTTGAGATCATTTTCAATAGTCTGGGTCTAATATTTGGCGATG AGAGCAATTTACTTCTATTGGGCAGAGCGGCCTATATGTTCCACCTGTTGGGCTCTATAATGCTTCTAATGTCCACCATAAAG AAAGTGGCATATGCAGTCACCTTTTATTTGGTCAGCAATGGAGTTCATTTAATATTATGCACCATATTCGTTATTGATTGGTCCATTCATTATAGCCATCGAATATTTGAAGCTTTTATACCTTTATTTGCTTTAC CTCCCACTATATACTTTTGGCTTGTGGCCTATAGCTATCGCAAGAGCATCCTTCCCGAGAGTTTAATCGAAACTGTTGGTTAA